One part of the Rutidosis leptorrhynchoides isolate AG116_Rl617_1_P2 chromosome 1, CSIRO_AGI_Rlap_v1, whole genome shotgun sequence genome encodes these proteins:
- the LOC139872783 gene encoding tyrosine decarboxylase 1-like, whose amino-acid sequence MNPLDPVEFRRQGHIMIDFLADYYENIQNYPVRSQVKPGYLLKSLPECAPLNPEPIETILKDVSNHIIPGITHWQSPTFFAHFASSASTASFLGEMLINGFNVVGFNWISSPAATELEIVVMEWLLKLLQLPKSFSFSSRGGGVIHGTTCEAFICTLLAAKEKIGKGNNSGKLVIYCSDQTHFSLLKAAKIIGIKHENVRKILTTKSNNYQLSPQALDEVIQNDIDAGMIPMYLCATVGTTSTTAVDQLGPLCEVSSMYNMWVHVDAAYAGSACICPEFRHFLDGVEGANSFSFNAHKWLLTNLSCCCLWVTDRYEFTKVLSTNSEYLRNKATDSKGVVDYKDWQIQLTRRFQALKIWMVIRSYGVNGLREYIRNHVKMAKEFQRLMSMDKRFELIVPRYFSMVCFRVSPYVIGQWYDDDDEANEFNKKLLECVNASGRIYMTHFVVGGVYGIRFAVGATLTEDKHIQMAWELVKDQTTSLLCDMYLNGKKGEVRRNGS is encoded by the coding sequence ATGAATCCTTTAGATCCAGTGGAATTCAGGAGGCAAGGTCATATAATGATAGACTTCCTTGCTGACTATTATGAAAATATCCAGAATTACCCTGTGAGAAGCCAAGTGAAACCAGGTTATTTACTAAAGAGTTTGCCCGAGTGTGCCCCATTAAACCCTGAACCAATTGAAACCATACTCAAGGATGTGTCTAACCATATTATTCCTGGTATAACACATTGGCAAAGTCCAACATTTTTTGCTCACTTTGCATCCAGTGCAAGCACAGCAAGCTTTCTTGGTGAAATGCTTATCAACGGATTCAACGTAGTTGGATTCAATTGGATATCTTCTCCGGCTGCAACTGAACTAGAGATTGTTGTCATGGAATGGCTTTTAAAGCTACTCCAACTACCCAAATCCTTCTCGTTTTCAAGCCGTGGAGGCGGTGTTATACATGGCACAACTTGTGAAGCCTTTATTTGCACGCTGCTTGCCGCAAAAGAGAAAATTGGAAAAGGAAACAACTCTGGAAAACTCGTTATTTACTGTTCTGATCAAACTCATTTTTCCCTACTCAAAGCGGCCAAGATTATTGGGATCAAACATGAGAACGTTCGAAAGATCTTGACAACCAAGTCCAATAATTATCAGTTATCCCCACAAGCACTCGATGAGGTGATTCAGAATGATATTGATGCTGGGATGATTCCAATGTATTTATGTGCTACTGTTGGGACAACATCCACGACAGCCGTGGATCAATTGGGACCGTTGTGTGAGGTGTCAAGCATGTATAACATGTGGGTCCACGTGGACGCCGCGTACGCTGGAAGTGCATGCATCTGCCCGGAGTTTCGCCACTTTCTTGATGGTGTGGAAGGTGCAAATTCTTTCAGTTTTAATGCACATAAATGGCTGCTCACAAATCTTTCTTGTTGTTGCCTTTGGGTGACAGACAGATACGAATTTACGAAAGTTCTCAGCACAAACTCAGAGTATTTGAGAAATAAAGCGACTGATTCGAAGGGTGTTGTAGATTACAAAGACTGGCAAATACAATTAACACGACGATTTCAGGCTTTGAAGATATGGATGGTGATAAGGAGTTATGGGGTAAATGGTTTGAGGGAATATATAAGAAATCATGTTAAAATGGCTAAGGAATTTCAGAGGCTTATGAGCATGGACAAAAGGTTTGAGCTAATAGTTCCTAGATATTTTTCTATGGTTTGTTTTCGCGTTTCTCCGTATGTGATTGGTCAGTGGTATGACGATGATGACGAAGCGAACGAGTTCAATAAAAAGTTATTGGAATGCGTGAATGCAAGCGGGCGTATTTACATGACACATTTTGTGGTTGGGGGAGTTTATGGTATTAGATTTGCTGTTGGTGCAACTCTGACTGAAGATAAGCATATTCAGATGGCTTGGGAGTTGGTGAAGGATCAAACAACCTCCCTATTATGTGATATGTACTTGAATGGTAAGAAAGGTGAAGTGCGTAGGAATGGTTCCTGA